From Thermoflavifilum aggregans, a single genomic window includes:
- the pepT gene encoding peptidase T, whose product MNSLDFSHYQFTVAERFLRYVQIHTQADPFSSATPSTPGQKDLGRLLLDELHQMGLEAEMDEYGYVYATLPSNQTHAIPVICFCAHMDTSPDCSGEGVKPIVHRNYQGEDLVLPDDPSQIIRMKDFPELQQQIGHDIITASGTTLLGADDKSGIAIIMDALHYWISHPEQPHGEIRVLFTVDEEIGRGVDHVNLQKLRANVAYTLDGESAGHLEDENFCADQVVVQIHGISAHPGYARGRMINAMKLAAALIDSLPGELSPEATSGKQGFIHPLHIEGNVETVTIHFLIRHFEENGLKEYEQLLERLVKQQVNRFPGATYEWKCQEQYRNMKYVLDQHPEVVRYAEEAIRRTGLQPVHHAIRGGTDGARLSFMGLPCPNLFTGQHAFHSKKEWISIQDMQKAVETLVHLAEIWATR is encoded by the coding sequence ATGAACAGCCTTGATTTTTCGCATTATCAATTCACCGTTGCTGAACGGTTCCTCCGTTACGTGCAAATCCATACACAGGCGGATCCCTTTTCATCGGCTACTCCATCCACGCCCGGACAAAAAGATTTAGGGCGGCTGCTTCTGGATGAACTGCATCAGATGGGACTTGAAGCCGAAATGGATGAATATGGCTATGTATATGCAACCCTGCCTTCCAATCAAACACATGCCATACCCGTGATTTGTTTTTGTGCACACATGGACACATCTCCTGATTGCAGCGGCGAAGGCGTGAAACCTATTGTCCACCGCAACTATCAGGGAGAAGATCTGGTTTTACCCGACGATCCTTCGCAGATTATCCGGATGAAGGATTTCCCCGAACTGCAGCAACAAATCGGTCATGATATCATTACGGCATCGGGTACCACTTTACTGGGTGCCGATGATAAATCAGGTATAGCCATCATTATGGATGCCCTGCATTACTGGATTTCGCATCCTGAACAACCCCACGGCGAGATTCGGGTTTTGTTTACGGTTGATGAAGAAATCGGCCGGGGTGTGGATCATGTGAACCTGCAAAAATTACGTGCCAATGTAGCTTATACGCTGGATGGTGAATCAGCCGGTCACCTGGAAGATGAAAATTTCTGTGCAGATCAGGTGGTGGTGCAAATACATGGCATATCCGCCCATCCAGGGTATGCCCGTGGCAGAATGATCAATGCAATGAAGCTAGCAGCCGCCCTGATTGACAGCCTGCCCGGCGAGCTATCCCCGGAAGCTACTTCCGGCAAACAGGGTTTCATTCATCCCCTGCATATCGAGGGAAATGTGGAAACCGTGACCATTCATTTTCTGATCCGGCATTTTGAAGAAAACGGACTGAAAGAATATGAACAACTCCTGGAAAGGCTTGTTAAACAACAGGTAAACCGATTCCCCGGCGCAACATATGAATGGAAGTGCCAGGAGCAATACCGAAACATGAAATATGTGCTGGATCAGCATCCTGAAGTCGTTCGCTATGCAGAAGAAGCCATTCGCCGCACAGGCCTGCAACCTGTGCATCATGCGATCAGAGGAGGCACCGATGGAGCACGGCTTTCCTTTATGGGTCTACCCTGTCCAAACCTGTTCACCGGCCAACACGCTTTCCACTCGAAAAAAGAATGGATCAGCATACAGGACATGCAAAAAGCCGTGGAAACCCTGGTGCACCTGGCCGAAATCTGGGCCACCCGCTGA
- a CDS encoding enoyl-CoA hydratase/isomerase family protein — MPFSHLLYEVKDRVAYITLNRPEKRNALHPQLVEEIKHALAEAQHNKAVKLIVVKANGPAFSAGADLEHLQRMRHFSHQQHIQESQALCELYEQIYFHDKVVIAWVQGHAIAGGCGLAAVCDFCYSVPEAKFGFTEVKIGFIPAIVSVFVTRKIGEGRARALLLSGELISARQAADIGLINEVFPANEFMQRAEERLENILYGASAFSLTQTKNLLHQIQDIPVSDALKMAIAANAEARNHPDCHRGIDAFLNKQSIRW; from the coding sequence ATGCCATTCTCCCATTTGCTGTATGAAGTAAAAGATCGTGTGGCCTATATTACCCTCAACAGGCCTGAAAAGCGGAATGCATTGCATCCGCAGCTTGTGGAGGAAATCAAACACGCACTTGCCGAAGCACAACACAATAAAGCAGTAAAACTGATTGTCGTGAAAGCCAATGGCCCTGCATTTAGTGCCGGTGCTGATCTGGAACATCTGCAGCGTATGAGGCATTTCAGTCATCAACAACATATCCAGGAATCACAGGCCTTGTGTGAATTATATGAACAAATTTATTTTCATGATAAGGTGGTGATTGCCTGGGTACAGGGACATGCTATTGCCGGCGGATGCGGGCTTGCTGCGGTGTGTGATTTTTGTTACAGCGTGCCTGAGGCAAAATTTGGTTTTACAGAAGTAAAAATAGGTTTTATACCGGCTATTGTAAGTGTGTTTGTAACAAGGAAAATCGGAGAAGGCAGGGCCCGTGCATTATTGCTGAGTGGTGAACTCATATCAGCCCGGCAGGCTGCCGATATAGGTCTGATCAATGAAGTGTTTCCCGCAAATGAATTTATGCAAAGAGCAGAAGAGCGATTGGAAAATATTTTATATGGCGCATCTGCTTTTTCGTTAACACAAACCAAAAATTTGTTGCATCAGATCCAGGATATCCCTGTCAGCGATGCGCTGAAAATGGCCATAGCAGCCAATGCAGAAGCGAGAAATCATCCTGATTGTCATCGGGGTATTGATGCTTTCCTGAACAAACAATCTATCCGCTGGTAA
- the yidC gene encoding membrane protein insertase YidC — MDRNSVIGFILLSLLVVGYLYYNQQAQEKYLRFKAQQDSLARAAVGIAPDSLHQQTDTTQLQADSSGILAANSRNGAERLDTVDNGVMQIVFTNKGAVPKQVILKNYQTYTGKPLLLKGNDFDQLSLLIPASNALPLRTAELYFQADTIQQLADHSYLLRYRLPLGKSDQYLEYVYIIHPNDYRISWEIHCAGMNQFIPPADQQIQLLWQAQANHQEKDITVERRDLQLYFKTSVGGRSDIDYFSFIKTRQKNFDQPLQWISLREEFFNVSIINTSGTFTGGTVQAQLPEEDPEIVGQMQAVLQLPYSHQPQITYSLQLLYSPNDYALLKSYHIGIENIIPLGYGIYAFVKYINKWIILPVFLLLGKWIGNWGIVIVLLTIVIRLLISPLTYKSYLSQAKMKVLKPELDELRRKYKDDQQKFAMEQMKLFRMAGVSPLGGCVPALLQIPIFFALYSLFMSAIQLRQQHFLWVKDLSTYDSILNLPFKIPLYGDHVSLLTLLMTITSLIMAFYNKNNMAAAGNTGGQEMAFMKYMPFILPVFFLGFFNSLAAGLTLYYLVSNIITILIQLVIQHYIIDEEKIHQQIQENKKKPLKTSRWQQRLEEIQKAQTAAQQRNRTGR; from the coding sequence ATGGATAGAAATTCAGTCATTGGGTTCATTTTGTTAAGCTTGCTGGTAGTAGGTTATTTGTATTACAATCAGCAGGCACAGGAAAAATATTTGCGGTTCAAGGCTCAACAGGATTCATTAGCCAGAGCAGCTGTCGGGATAGCTCCGGACAGTCTGCATCAGCAAACTGACACCACACAGTTGCAGGCTGATAGTTCCGGAATACTGGCCGCAAACAGCCGCAACGGTGCAGAACGCCTCGATACGGTGGACAATGGCGTCATGCAGATTGTTTTCACCAATAAGGGAGCCGTTCCTAAACAGGTAATACTGAAAAATTATCAAACCTATACCGGAAAACCACTTCTGCTAAAAGGTAATGATTTCGATCAGCTATCATTGCTTATTCCCGCTTCCAATGCACTTCCCCTTCGTACAGCCGAATTGTATTTTCAAGCCGATACGATTCAGCAACTTGCCGATCATTCCTATCTGCTGCGATATCGTTTACCATTGGGGAAATCAGATCAATATCTGGAGTATGTGTACATCATTCACCCCAATGATTATCGTATCAGCTGGGAGATTCATTGTGCAGGCATGAATCAATTTATTCCACCTGCAGATCAGCAGATTCAACTGCTTTGGCAGGCACAGGCCAATCATCAGGAAAAAGATATTACCGTTGAACGACGTGATTTGCAGCTATATTTCAAAACATCGGTAGGTGGACGTTCTGATATTGATTATTTCAGCTTTATCAAAACCCGGCAAAAGAATTTTGATCAACCTTTGCAATGGATTAGCCTGCGCGAGGAGTTTTTCAATGTAAGTATCATCAATACTTCCGGAACATTTACCGGAGGAACAGTACAGGCACAGCTACCAGAAGAGGATCCGGAAATAGTAGGCCAAATGCAGGCTGTACTTCAATTACCCTATTCGCACCAACCGCAGATAACCTATTCTCTGCAATTATTGTACAGCCCGAATGATTATGCATTGTTAAAAAGTTATCATATTGGTATTGAAAATATTATTCCGCTGGGATATGGTATCTATGCTTTTGTGAAATACATCAACAAATGGATTATTCTTCCAGTGTTTTTGCTGTTAGGTAAATGGATTGGCAACTGGGGCATTGTAATTGTGTTGCTTACTATTGTAATCAGGTTGCTGATTTCACCACTCACATACAAGAGTTATCTTTCCCAGGCCAAGATGAAGGTATTGAAACCCGAACTGGATGAGCTGCGCAGAAAATATAAAGATGATCAGCAAAAATTTGCCATGGAACAGATGAAACTGTTTCGTATGGCAGGCGTGAGTCCATTAGGTGGCTGCGTGCCGGCATTGTTGCAGATACCCATTTTCTTTGCTCTGTATAGCTTGTTCATGTCGGCTATTCAGTTGCGTCAGCAACATTTTCTCTGGGTAAAGGATTTAAGTACATATGATTCAATCCTGAATTTGCCTTTTAAAATTCCATTATATGGCGATCATGTGAGTTTGCTTACGCTGTTGATGACAATCACCAGTTTGATCATGGCTTTTTACAACAAAAACAATATGGCTGCAGCCGGCAATACAGGCGGACAGGAAATGGCATTCATGAAATATATGCCATTTATACTGCCTGTCTTTTTCCTGGGATTTTTCAACAGCCTGGCAGCAGGATTAACGCTCTATTATCTTGTGTCGAACATTATTACCATTCTTATTCAGCTGGTTATTCAGCATTATATCATTGATGAAGAAAAAATTCATCAGCAGATTCAGGAAAACAAAAAGAAACCCCTTAAAACGTCCCGCTGGCAACAACGCCTGGAAGAAATCCAGAAAGCACAGACGGCTGCACAGCAACGCAATAGAACTGGCCGATGA
- a CDS encoding CTP synthase: MAKYIFVTGGVTSSLGKGIIAASLAKLLQARGLRVTIQKFDPYINVDPGTLNPYEHGECYVTEDGAETDLDLGHYERFLNRPTSQANNVTTGRIYQTVINKEREGAYLGKTVQVIPHITDEIKRRVLLLGNDGQYDIVITEVGGTVGDIESLPYIEAVRQLQWELGNENCLVIHLTLIPYLRAAKELKTKPTQHSVRMLSENGVHPDIIVCRTEEPMTYDLKKKIALFCNVNVDAVIEANDVPTIYEVPLEMMREKLDVICMQKLHIPIRQEPELSRWREFLDKLKYPKSKVTIGLVGKYVELQDAYKSILESFIHAGAVNECKVVVQYIHSEFITPENVEEKLAGLDGVLVAPGFGNRGVEGKIAAIRYVREHQIPFFGICLGMQCAVIEFARHVMGLPEAHSTEMNPATPDPIIDLMEEQKKITAKGGTMRLGAYPCQIKPGTLAEKIYHTHLISERHRHRYEFNNRYLEAMEKAGMIASGVNPETGLVEIIELPGHPFFFGCQYHPELKSTVENPHPVFVAFIKAAKTYAEQRKASNPLHAESSVHTA; this comes from the coding sequence ATGGCTAAATATATTTTTGTGACCGGAGGTGTTACCTCTTCGCTTGGAAAAGGAATTATTGCAGCTTCTCTCGCCAAATTGTTGCAAGCCAGAGGCCTGCGGGTAACCATTCAGAAATTTGATCCCTACATCAATGTAGATCCAGGCACCCTCAATCCATACGAACATGGCGAATGCTATGTGACCGAAGACGGAGCCGAAACCGATCTTGACCTCGGACATTATGAACGCTTTTTAAACCGCCCTACTTCACAGGCCAACAATGTTACTACGGGCCGTATTTACCAGACCGTGATCAACAAGGAGCGGGAAGGAGCCTATTTGGGTAAAACAGTACAGGTAATACCTCATATTACCGATGAAATCAAGCGCCGGGTGCTGCTCTTGGGCAATGATGGACAGTATGATATTGTGATCACGGAAGTGGGTGGCACCGTCGGAGATATTGAATCACTGCCCTACATTGAAGCCGTACGCCAGTTGCAATGGGAATTGGGAAATGAAAATTGCCTGGTGATACACCTAACTTTGATTCCTTACCTGCGTGCTGCAAAAGAACTGAAGACCAAGCCTACACAACATTCTGTTCGCATGCTCAGTGAAAATGGTGTGCATCCTGATATCATTGTGTGTCGTACAGAAGAGCCGATGACATACGATCTGAAAAAGAAAATTGCTTTATTCTGCAACGTGAATGTGGATGCGGTTATCGAAGCCAATGATGTGCCCACCATTTATGAAGTGCCGTTGGAGATGATGCGTGAGAAACTGGATGTGATCTGCATGCAGAAATTACACATTCCCATCCGCCAAGAGCCCGAACTGTCGCGCTGGCGGGAATTTCTGGATAAATTGAAATATCCCAAATCAAAAGTTACCATAGGACTGGTGGGGAAATATGTGGAATTGCAGGATGCCTATAAATCTATCCTGGAATCCTTTATTCACGCAGGTGCAGTGAATGAATGCAAGGTGGTGGTGCAGTATATTCATTCAGAATTTATTACGCCCGAAAATGTAGAAGAAAAACTGGCCGGATTGGATGGTGTGCTGGTGGCGCCCGGCTTTGGCAATCGGGGTGTGGAAGGTAAAATTGCAGCCATCCGGTATGTACGTGAACATCAGATTCCCTTTTTCGGCATTTGCCTGGGCATGCAATGTGCAGTGATAGAATTTGCCAGGCATGTGATGGGCTTGCCGGAAGCTCATTCCACTGAAATGAATCCAGCTACTCCTGATCCGATTATTGATTTGATGGAAGAACAGAAAAAAATTACCGCTAAAGGTGGCACCATGCGACTGGGAGCTTATCCCTGCCAGATTAAACCGGGTACCCTGGCTGAGAAAATTTATCACACCCATCTCATCAGTGAGCGCCACCGGCATCGCTATGAATTCAATAATCGTTACCTGGAAGCCATGGAAAAAGCAGGTATGATTGCTTCGGGTGTCAATCCGGAAACGGGCCTCGTAGAAATTATTGAATTACCCGGCCATCCCTTTTTCTTTGGATGTCAGTATCATCCGGAATTAAAAAGTACAGTTGAAAATCCTCATCCGGTTTTTGTGGCATTCATCAAAGCTGCCAAAACATACGCTGAACAACGAAAAGCATCCAATCCTCTGCATGCAGAAAGTTCTGTTCATACGGCATGA
- a CDS encoding acyl-CoA thioesterase: protein MESSVSPKTPKDSLVVMTELVLPNDTNTFGNLMGGRLMYWMDIAAALASMKHCGSPVVTASVDNISFENPIRLGNVVHIEAKVSRAFHTSMEVHISVWSEDTLQHFRYRSNEAYYTFVAIDPNGKPKPVPPLQPETEEEKRLYEGALRRRQLRLILGGKMKPEDADELKAFFQSSSPDK from the coding sequence ATGGAAAGCTCCGTTTCACCCAAAACACCCAAAGACTCGCTGGTAGTGATGACAGAGTTGGTATTGCCCAACGATACCAACACGTTTGGCAATCTGATGGGCGGCCGGTTGATGTACTGGATGGATATTGCGGCTGCATTGGCTTCCATGAAACACTGCGGCAGTCCCGTTGTTACAGCTTCCGTGGATAATATCTCGTTTGAGAATCCCATCCGCCTGGGAAATGTGGTACATATTGAGGCCAAGGTATCGCGTGCTTTTCATACTTCCATGGAGGTGCATATTTCCGTGTGGAGTGAAGATACCCTGCAGCATTTTCGCTACCGGTCCAACGAGGCCTATTACACCTTTGTAGCCATCGACCCGAACGGGAAACCCAAGCCTGTACCTCCCCTGCAACCCGAAACCGAAGAAGAAAAACGCCTGTATGAAGGTGCCCTGCGGCGCCGGCAGCTGCGTTTGATTCTGGGAGGTAAAATGAAACCCGAGGATGCCGATGAATTAAAGGCTTTTTTTCAAAGTTCCTCTCCTGATAAATAA
- a CDS encoding alpha/beta hydrolase, with protein MPDVYLISGLGADQRIFQRLQLQRCRLHPVHWIRPLPRETMQAYAMRLGEQISAPDPVLIGMSFGGMMAIEISRIRSVKGIILISSVRSPKELPPYFQLLHIFPVHRWLPYGWLQALGSGPGRWLFGPETHTTCHLLKQIIRETDETFFRWAWQQVISWRKHTMACPCIQIHGDTDHMLPICFVKKPDHIIRGGTHLMVLDRADEINPLLQQAIDTCFASP; from the coding sequence ATGCCTGATGTTTATCTGATCAGTGGTCTGGGTGCGGATCAGCGAATCTTTCAGCGGCTTCAGCTGCAGCGATGCCGGTTGCATCCTGTGCATTGGATCAGACCATTACCACGGGAAACCATGCAGGCCTATGCTATGCGGCTGGGCGAACAGATTTCCGCACCGGATCCCGTGCTGATCGGTATGTCATTTGGTGGAATGATGGCCATTGAAATCAGTCGGATCCGTTCGGTAAAGGGCATAATTCTGATTTCGAGTGTCAGATCACCCAAAGAACTCCCCCCTTATTTTCAATTGCTGCATATTTTCCCTGTGCATCGGTGGTTGCCTTATGGCTGGTTGCAGGCCCTGGGCTCGGGTCCGGGACGATGGCTGTTTGGCCCGGAAACACATACTACCTGTCATTTGCTCAAGCAGATCATCCGCGAAACGGATGAAACATTTTTTCGTTGGGCCTGGCAGCAGGTGATCAGCTGGAGGAAGCATACCATGGCATGTCCCTGCATCCAAATCCATGGCGACACAGACCACATGTTACCCATCTGTTTTGTGAAAAAACCGGATCATATCATTCGCGGAGGTACCCATCTGATGGTGCTGGATCGGGCTGATGAGATAAATCCGCTATTGCAACAGGCAATTGATACCTGTTTTGCGTCACCTTAA
- the rpsA gene encoding 30S ribosomal protein S1: protein MSSSQENAAQPQEQPVSVSATQAESSAHDDFDWSIDKKHVSTYSPEEWERYEKTYEKTFRNIEENEIIKGTVVGLTDSDAIIHIGYKSDGLVSLNEFRDMPGLKVGDEVEVLVVEKEDRNGQLVLSRKQARLLRAWERIVEAYKTGEVITGTVTSKTKGGLIVDIHGMETFLPGSQIDVKPITDYDQFVGKTMEFKVVKINEAIKNAVVSHKALIESDIEQQRMEIISRLEKGQVLEGTIKNITDFGAFIDLGGVDGLLYITDISWGRISHPSEVLKLDQKINVVVLDFDDEKKRISLGYKQLMPHPWDTLPENIKEGARVKGKVVNIEDYGAFLEILPGVEGLVHVSEVSWASTPVNAKEFFKLGDEHEAVIVTLNREERKMSLSIKQLTPDPWENIEEKYPVDSRHKGIVKNLTPYGVFVELEPGIGGMIHISDLSWTKRYNHPSEYTKPGEEIEVVILNIDKQNRKLSLGHKQLEEDPWNTFETIFPVGSIHEGTVVKKDEKGALIQLQYGVEAFAPARQLKTEDDHTIQVDDVIEVMIQEFDRAEKRIVVSHTKVWEQRKHQEREAAHKEKKAEAEKTRKAVKNVQSKIEKATLGDLGVLAEIKEKMKQAEEENKQQKPDEGDKPAS from the coding sequence ATGTCATCTTCTCAGGAAAATGCTGCTCAGCCACAGGAGCAGCCTGTTTCCGTTTCTGCAACTCAGGCAGAAAGCTCCGCACATGATGATTTTGACTGGAGCATTGACAAGAAACACGTTTCCACCTATAGCCCCGAAGAGTGGGAACGGTATGAAAAAACCTATGAGAAGACTTTTCGCAACATCGAAGAAAATGAAATTATCAAAGGCACTGTGGTGGGGCTAACCGATTCGGATGCTATCATCCATATCGGCTATAAATCCGACGGACTGGTTTCCCTCAATGAATTTCGTGACATGCCCGGCCTGAAGGTGGGCGATGAGGTGGAAGTGCTGGTTGTCGAAAAAGAAGATCGCAACGGTCAGCTGGTGCTCAGCCGCAAGCAGGCCCGCCTGCTCAGAGCCTGGGAACGCATCGTGGAAGCCTACAAGACCGGCGAAGTGATTACCGGCACGGTAACCAGCAAAACAAAGGGCGGCCTCATTGTGGACATTCACGGGATGGAAACCTTCCTGCCCGGCTCTCAAATTGATGTGAAGCCGATTACCGACTACGATCAGTTTGTGGGCAAAACCATGGAATTTAAGGTGGTGAAAATCAATGAAGCCATCAAGAATGCCGTGGTATCCCACAAAGCATTGATTGAGAGCGATATCGAACAGCAGCGCATGGAAATTATCTCCAGGCTGGAAAAAGGACAGGTGCTGGAAGGAACCATCAAAAATATCACGGATTTTGGTGCATTCATTGACCTGGGTGGTGTAGACGGATTGCTCTATATCACCGATATCAGCTGGGGACGTATTTCTCATCCCAGCGAGGTGCTTAAGCTCGATCAGAAGATTAATGTGGTAGTATTGGATTTTGACGATGAGAAAAAACGCATCAGCCTGGGCTATAAACAGTTGATGCCACATCCCTGGGATACTTTGCCGGAAAATATCAAGGAAGGCGCCCGTGTGAAAGGGAAGGTGGTGAATATCGAAGACTACGGGGCATTCCTGGAAATTCTTCCCGGTGTGGAAGGCCTGGTACACGTTTCAGAAGTAAGCTGGGCGTCTACTCCGGTCAATGCCAAGGAATTCTTCAAACTGGGTGATGAGCATGAAGCAGTGATTGTGACGCTTAACCGGGAAGAACGCAAGATGAGTCTTTCCATCAAACAGCTTACTCCCGATCCCTGGGAAAATATTGAAGAGAAATACCCCGTTGACAGCCGTCATAAAGGGATCGTTAAGAATCTTACACCTTATGGCGTGTTCGTGGAACTGGAGCCTGGTATAGGCGGGATGATTCATATCTCTGACCTGAGCTGGACCAAACGATATAATCATCCCAGCGAATACACCAAACCCGGAGAGGAAATTGAAGTGGTGATCCTCAACATTGACAAGCAAAACCGCAAACTTTCCCTTGGACACAAGCAGCTGGAAGAAGATCCCTGGAATACCTTCGAAACCATTTTCCCGGTAGGCTCCATTCACGAAGGCACTGTGGTGAAGAAAGATGAAAAAGGTGCGCTTATTCAGCTGCAATATGGAGTGGAAGCTTTTGCGCCTGCCCGCCAGTTGAAAACCGAAGACGATCATACCATCCAAGTTGATGATGTGATTGAAGTGATGATTCAGGAATTTGATCGGGCAGAAAAGCGCATTGTGGTTTCGCATACCAAAGTATGGGAACAGCGGAAGCACCAGGAACGGGAAGCTGCACATAAGGAAAAGAAAGCAGAAGCCGAGAAAACCCGTAAAGCCGTGAAAAACGTGCAATCGAAAATCGAAAAGGCTACTTTAGGTGATTTGGGCGTGCTGGCGGAAATCAAGGAAAAAATGAAACAGGCTGAAGAAGAAAACAAACAACAAAAGCCTGATGAGGGCGATAAGCCGGCGTCCTAA
- a CDS encoding 4-hydroxy-3-methylbut-2-enyl diphosphate reductase: MKQFDVPPAYRSQLISQIKQRRRQADRMKKDFSPTRLTIGRMTVLLARHFGFCYGVENAIEISFRAVEEHPDKRIFLLSEMIHNPLVNADLARRGVQFIMDTHGRQLIPWSELKPDDIVMIPAFGTTLEIAEQLHRIGISPIAYNTTCPFVERVWNKASSIGEKGYTVVIHGKPQHEETRASFSHSAAIAPTVIVRDMQQARQLAEFITRKRPADEFFEVFRNQYSSGFNPETDLQRIGVVNQTTMLASETQAIADYLKQVIKTYFQLTDETIDKHFADTRDTLCYATNDNQTAVIRMLEEQADFAIVVGGYNSSNTSHLVELCIEKIPTYFICGPQEIQDNGDIHHWDIHQKQKITTAQVIPAEKDFTVMLTSGASCPDALVEAVIHRLAQVANIPETMWESFLHQSVSA, encoded by the coding sequence ATGAAACAGTTTGATGTGCCTCCCGCCTACCGCAGCCAGCTGATCAGCCAGATCAAACAACGCCGTCGCCAGGCCGACCGGATGAAAAAAGATTTTAGCCCTACCCGGCTGACAATCGGTCGGATGACGGTGCTGCTGGCCAGGCATTTCGGCTTTTGTTATGGAGTTGAAAATGCGATTGAAATCTCATTCCGGGCGGTGGAGGAGCATCCTGACAAGCGTATTTTTCTGCTAAGCGAAATGATTCACAATCCGCTTGTCAATGCTGATCTGGCACGCCGCGGCGTACAGTTTATCATGGATACACACGGGCGCCAGCTCATTCCCTGGTCAGAACTGAAGCCAGATGATATCGTCATGATTCCCGCTTTCGGTACCACGCTTGAAATCGCCGAACAGCTTCATCGCATAGGAATTTCACCGATTGCCTACAACACCACCTGCCCGTTTGTGGAACGCGTCTGGAACAAGGCTTCCAGCATCGGAGAGAAGGGATACACCGTAGTGATTCATGGCAAGCCCCAGCATGAAGAAACCCGTGCAAGCTTTTCTCACAGCGCAGCCATAGCTCCTACCGTCATCGTCAGGGATATGCAGCAGGCCCGGCAACTGGCTGAATTTATTACCCGGAAACGCCCGGCAGATGAGTTTTTTGAAGTATTTCGCAATCAATATTCCAGCGGATTCAACCCGGAAACTGACCTGCAGCGCATCGGCGTGGTTAACCAGACCACCATGCTGGCCAGTGAAACCCAGGCCATTGCCGATTACCTGAAACAGGTAATCAAGACGTATTTCCAACTCACCGATGAAACGATTGACAAGCATTTTGCAGATACGCGCGACACCCTTTGCTATGCTACCAACGATAACCAGACAGCCGTCATCCGTATGCTCGAGGAACAAGCCGATTTTGCCATTGTGGTAGGTGGTTACAACAGCTCCAATACATCTCATCTTGTGGAACTCTGCATAGAAAAAATACCCACCTATTTTATCTGCGGACCCCAGGAAATTCAGGATAACGGAGATATTCATCATTGGGATATTCATCAAAAACAAAAAATAACAACTGCACAGGTAATTCCTGCTGAAAAAGATTTTACGGTGATGCTCACCAGCGGAGCTTCCTGCCCCGATGCACTTGTCGAAGCAGTCATCCACCGTTTAGCACAGGTTGCCAATATCCCTGAAACCATGTGGGAATCGTTTTTGCATCAATCCGTTTCTGCATAA